In Candidatus Pantoea floridensis, the genomic window ATCGCCGTGGCCGCCATGGTGTACATACGCGGTGCGGAGATATCGCCGAGAATGCCTTTATACGCGATAAAGTTTTCAGACTGGCCAAGAATCAGCGTGCTGACGGCGTTAAAGGATTCCAGCTTGCCCATTCCGTTCACTTTCGACAGCAGGGTGCCGACCAGCCGAATCAGCAGCGGCAAAATACGCCAGTGCTGCAAAATACCGATCAGCGCAGAAATAAACACGATGGGGCAGAGCACGCCAAGGAAGATGAATGCCAGGCCCTGATTCGCCATATTGCCAAACACAAAGTTAGTGCCTTGTGCCGCAAAGGTTAATAAGGTCTCGAAGAAGCCGCCCACCGCGGTAACCACCGATTGCCCGCCCGCTGAGTGAAGGAAGAACCAACCCAGCGCGGCTTCAACGACCAACAGTTGAATAATAAAGCGTGGACGAATCCGTTTACGGTCATGGCTGACCAACAGCGCAAGGGCAAAGATCACCACCAGCGCCAGCAGGAAATGCAGTATCGCTATCATCATTTATCTTTTTAAGGGAGGAAACGCGCATTTAGCCACAGCCGCCGCGGAATTTCATCCAGGATTGTGCCGATCGCGGGCAGGACAGCCGGAGATGAAGTCCGTATAATGCGCAGCCAAACCCAAGCAAGCCGGAGAGAAACCATGCGTCCAGCAGGCCGTAGTGCAGCAGAAACACGTCCCGTCACCCTTACTCGTCACTACACCAAACACGCAGAAGGCTCTGTGCTCGTTGAGTTCGGCGAAACCAAAGTGCTGTGCACCGCAACCGTCGAAGAAAGCGTGCCGCGTTTCCTCAAAGGCAAAGGTCAGGGGTGGATTACCGCGGAATATGGCATGCTACCGCGTTCCACCCACAGCCGTATGGCGCGTGAAGCCGCCAAGGGCAAACAGGGCGGACGTACGCTGGAGATTCAGCGTCTGATCGCCCGTTCACTGCGTGCCGCCGTCGATTTGCAGGCGCTGGGTGAGTTCACCATTACTCTGGATTGCGATGTGATTCAGGCCGATGGCGGCACCCGCACCGCCTCTATTACCGGTGCCTGCGTGGCGCTGGCTGATGCGTTAAACGCATTGGTTGCGGCAGGCAAACTGAAAGCCAGCCCGCTGAAAGGCATGGTAGCGGCGATTTCCGTTGGCATCGTCGGCGGTGAAGCGCTGTGCGATCTGGAGTATGTCGAAGATTCCGCCGCAGAAACCGACATGAACGTGGTGATGACCGAAGATGGCCGCATGATTGAAGTGCAGGGCACCGCTGAAGGCGAGCCGTTCAGCCACGACGAATTACTGCAGCTGCTGGCGCTGGCGCGAGGCGGCATTGAGCAGTTGATTCAGGCGCAGAAAGCGGCGCTAACCAATTGATGTAACAGGCGACCATAGAGTCGCCTTTTCTTTATTTGAGGAGTGAGAAATGAAAGCCTGGCAGCGTCAGTTTATTGAATTCGCCCTGAACAAAGGGGTGCTGAAGTTTGGAGAGTTCACCCTAAAATCGGGGCGTAAAAGTCCCTATTTCTTTAACGCCGGCCTGTTTAATACCGGCCGTGATTTAGCGCTGCTGGGACGTTTCTATGCGCAGGCGCTGGTGGATGGCGGCGTTGATTTCGACCTGCTGTTTGGCCCAGCGTATAAAGGCATTCCGATTGCCACCACCACCGCAGTGGCGCTGGCCGATCATCACGAGCGCGACGTGCCTTACTGCTTCAACCGTAAAGAAGCCAAAGATCACGGCGAAGGTGGTTTGCTGGTGGGCAGCCCGCTGCAGGGCAAAGTGATGTTGGTGGATGATGTGATCACCGCTGGCACAGC contains:
- the rph gene encoding ribonuclease PH — encoded protein: MRPAGRSAAETRPVTLTRHYTKHAEGSVLVEFGETKVLCTATVEESVPRFLKGKGQGWITAEYGMLPRSTHSRMAREAAKGKQGGRTLEIQRLIARSLRAAVDLQALGEFTITLDCDVIQADGGTRTASITGACVALADALNALVAAGKLKASPLKGMVAAISVGIVGGEALCDLEYVEDSAAETDMNVVMTEDGRMIEVQGTAEGEPFSHDELLQLLALARGGIEQLIQAQKAALTN
- the pyrE gene encoding orotate phosphoribosyltransferase; translated protein: MKAWQRQFIEFALNKGVLKFGEFTLKSGRKSPYFFNAGLFNTGRDLALLGRFYAQALVDGGVDFDLLFGPAYKGIPIATTTAVALADHHERDVPYCFNRKEAKDHGEGGLLVGSPLQGKVMLVDDVITAGTAIRESMDIISAHNATLAGVLISLDRQERGRGDISAIQEVERDYKCKVTAIITLAELIDYLEEKPEMADHLAKVRAYRKEYGI